In a single window of the Streptomyces sp. NBC_00353 genome:
- a CDS encoding epoxide hydrolase family protein, whose amino-acid sequence MSVTSDQHAIRPFTFEFPEADLKDLRARIEATRWPERETVVDQSQGTQLATMQKLAHYWASEYDWRKVEAKLNSYPQFITEIDGLDIHFVHVRSKHENAMPVIVTHGWPGSVIEQLKIIEPLTNPTAHGGDASDAFHVIIPSMPGYGFSGKPTEKGWGPERIARAWGELMKRLGYTKYVAQGGDWGAIVTDLMGAQEPEGLVGIHTNMPKVIPAGIDAALAKGDPLPEGLSLSDEEKVAVEQLGFTYKHVYYAYMMGDRPQSLTGLADSPVGLAAFMLDHDAKSLAMISRSFDGVTEGLSRDDVLDNITLFWLTNTAISAARLYAENTTSFFGINNVKLPVAVSAFPDELYQAPKSWTEQAYPNLVHYNRLPKGGHFAAWEQPEYFVNEVRTGFRPMR is encoded by the coding sequence ATGTCTGTTACCTCTGACCAGCATGCGATTCGTCCGTTCACGTTCGAGTTCCCCGAGGCGGACCTCAAGGACCTGCGGGCGCGCATCGAGGCCACGCGCTGGCCGGAGAGGGAGACTGTCGTCGACCAGTCGCAGGGCACCCAGCTGGCCACGATGCAGAAGCTGGCGCACTACTGGGCGTCGGAGTACGACTGGCGCAAGGTCGAGGCGAAGCTGAACTCCTACCCGCAGTTCATCACCGAGATCGACGGGCTGGACATCCACTTCGTCCACGTCCGCTCGAAGCACGAGAACGCCATGCCGGTGATCGTGACGCACGGGTGGCCGGGTTCGGTCATCGAGCAGCTGAAGATCATCGAGCCGCTCACCAACCCCACGGCCCACGGCGGCGACGCCTCGGACGCCTTCCACGTGATCATCCCGTCGATGCCCGGCTACGGCTTCTCCGGCAAGCCCACCGAGAAGGGCTGGGGCCCGGAGCGCATCGCCCGTGCGTGGGGTGAGCTGATGAAGCGCCTGGGCTACACCAAGTATGTGGCGCAGGGCGGCGACTGGGGTGCGATCGTCACCGACCTGATGGGTGCGCAGGAGCCCGAGGGTCTGGTGGGCATCCACACCAACATGCCCAAGGTGATCCCGGCCGGCATCGATGCCGCGCTCGCCAAGGGTGACCCGCTGCCCGAGGGTCTGTCGCTTTCCGACGAGGAGAAGGTGGCCGTCGAGCAGCTGGGCTTCACCTACAAGCACGTCTACTACGCATACATGATGGGGGACCGCCCGCAGTCGCTGACCGGGCTGGCGGACTCCCCGGTCGGTCTGGCGGCGTTCATGCTCGACCACGACGCGAAGAGCCTGGCCATGATCTCCCGGTCCTTCGACGGGGTGACCGAGGGCCTGTCCCGGGACGACGTCCTGGACAACATCACGCTGTTCTGGCTGACCAACACGGCGATCTCCGCGGCCCGTCTGTATGCGGAGAACACGACCTCGTTCTTCGGTATCAACAACGTCAAGCTCCCGGTCGCCGTCAGCGCCTTCCCCGACGAGCTCTACCAGGCCCCCAAGAGCTGGACCGAGCAGGCCTACCCCAACCTCGTCCACTACAACCGGCTCCCCAAGGGCGGCCACTTCGCCGCCTGGGAGCAGCCGGAGTACTTCGTGAACGAGGTCCGCACCGGCTTCCGCCCCATGCGCTGA
- a CDS encoding NADP-dependent oxidoreductase, translated as MTMMKTTRIHEYGDASVVRYDAVPRPRPAFGEVLVHVAATSFNPTEAALRAGLLHAFFPVDLPYTLGWDVAGTVAEIGAGTEGFAVGDRVIGRLDSGGAAAEYVRAPAAVLVAAPASIPLANAAALPVAGLTAWQAVFEHGKVAAGQRVLVNGAGGGVGGFVTQLAKYAGAEVIATASPRSTEVVLRQGADQVINYTARPVSAALDGPVDTLLNLVPLSPPGAAALAPLVRRGGRIISIATPIEPAADAGVSAMHMVARNDVAHLAALVELVDAAALSIDISESRPLTDLADVHHLSEAGRTRGKVIVIP; from the coding sequence ATGACGATGATGAAGACCACGCGAATCCACGAGTACGGCGATGCCTCCGTGGTCCGCTACGACGCCGTCCCCCGTCCGCGGCCCGCCTTCGGTGAAGTGCTTGTCCATGTCGCCGCGACCTCGTTCAATCCCACCGAGGCCGCTCTGCGCGCCGGACTGCTGCACGCGTTCTTCCCCGTGGACCTGCCCTACACGCTCGGCTGGGACGTCGCCGGCACTGTGGCCGAGATCGGCGCAGGGACGGAGGGCTTCGCCGTCGGCGACCGGGTCATCGGGCGGCTCGACAGCGGGGGTGCGGCTGCCGAGTACGTCCGCGCGCCCGCTGCCGTGCTGGTCGCCGCGCCGGCGTCCATCCCTCTCGCGAACGCTGCAGCCCTTCCCGTGGCCGGACTGACGGCCTGGCAGGCGGTGTTCGAGCACGGGAAGGTGGCCGCTGGTCAGCGGGTGCTGGTAAACGGTGCGGGTGGCGGCGTCGGAGGCTTCGTGACGCAGCTCGCCAAGTACGCGGGGGCGGAGGTGATCGCCACGGCCAGTCCTCGGAGCACCGAGGTGGTCCTGCGGCAGGGGGCGGATCAAGTGATCAACTACACCGCCAGGCCGGTGAGCGCCGCGCTCGACGGTCCGGTGGACACTCTGCTCAACCTGGTCCCGCTGAGCCCGCCGGGCGCCGCAGCTCTGGCGCCTCTGGTGCGGCGCGGCGGGAGGATCATCTCGATCGCAACCCCGATCGAGCCGGCTGCCGACGCCGGGGTGAGCGCGATGCACATGGTCGCCCGCAACGATGTCGCACATCTTGCGGCGCTCGTGGAACTCGTCGACGCGGCCGCGCTCAGCATCGACATCAGCGAGTCGCGGCCACTGACCGACCTCGCAGACGTCCATCACCTCAGCGAAGCCGGACGGACCCGAGGCAAGGTCATCGTCATCCCTTGA
- a CDS encoding AraC family transcriptional regulator → MDVLSDVVAVTRTGRPRSAHVRWHAPWGQEFASVPGSAGFQVILQGSCWLLPPNAEPVQLGTGDVVFLPHGSGHTLADSPESLVTASACGPDNHEQYDAYASDSVDRSGDGGPVTVVLCGAYQLDPSRTHPLLLTLPDLIHLPAHSGRHPELRSAVQLLAAEMEYPRLGTDAVVPALLDTLLLYILRIWFTEQPARGDTTGWAAALNDPPVTAALHAIHRDPAAPWTVAKLAAEAGLSRAPFARRFALLIGQPPLGYLTWWRMTTAARLLRTSDAPLRSIAAQVGYTSEFAFANAFKRTHGTAPGAYRRNS, encoded by the coding sequence ATGGATGTACTCAGCGACGTAGTCGCGGTGACACGGACCGGCCGGCCCCGGTCGGCGCATGTGCGGTGGCATGCCCCGTGGGGACAGGAGTTCGCCTCCGTCCCCGGGTCGGCGGGCTTCCAGGTGATCCTGCAGGGTTCCTGCTGGCTGCTGCCTCCGAACGCGGAGCCCGTCCAACTGGGCACGGGCGACGTGGTGTTCCTCCCCCACGGCAGCGGGCACACCCTGGCCGACAGCCCCGAATCCCTCGTGACAGCCTCTGCATGCGGCCCCGACAACCACGAGCAGTACGACGCCTACGCCTCGGACAGCGTCGACCGGAGCGGAGACGGCGGTCCGGTCACCGTAGTGCTCTGCGGGGCCTACCAGCTCGACCCGTCCCGCACTCACCCGCTGCTGCTGACCCTCCCGGATCTGATCCACTTGCCGGCACACTCGGGCCGCCATCCCGAGTTGCGCTCAGCCGTGCAACTCCTGGCCGCCGAGATGGAGTACCCGCGTCTGGGCACGGACGCAGTCGTCCCCGCCCTCCTGGACACACTGCTGCTGTACATCCTGCGCATCTGGTTCACCGAACAGCCCGCCCGAGGAGACACCACCGGATGGGCCGCCGCACTGAACGACCCACCGGTCACCGCCGCCCTCCACGCCATCCACCGAGACCCGGCAGCACCCTGGACCGTGGCGAAACTCGCTGCGGAAGCCGGACTCTCCCGGGCACCGTTCGCCAGACGCTTCGCCCTGCTGATCGGCCAACCGCCCCTCGGCTACCTGACCTGGTGGCGGATGACCACGGCAGCGCGCCTGCTACGCACATCGGACGCACCGTTGAGATCCATCGCTGCCCAGGTGGGCTACACATCCGAGTTCGCCTTCGCCAACGCGTTCAAACGCACGCACGGGACCGCACCCGGAGCGTACCGGCGGAACAGCTGA
- a CDS encoding dihydrolipoyl dehydrogenase family protein codes for MNETTRTYDVIVIGAGPVGENVAERARAAGLSTVIVERELLGGECSFWACDPSKALLRPVVARADARRIPGLNPAVAGPLDVEAVLAHRDKMSSYWKDEDQVDWLDSVDVDLIRGHGRLTGPKQVSVQTPDGDTVALTARHAVAVSTGTGAALPPIPGLDTVRPWTSREATSAGKVPGRLAVVGGGVVAVEMATAWQALGSQVTMLVLEDALLQRMEPFAGELVTDGLREAGVDIRFETSVTSLAREGGEVQITLADGGHLVADEILLATGRAPRTWDLGLETIGLTPGDWLKVDDTFRVTDVADGWFYAVGDVNRRALMTHQGKYQARIAGAVIGARANGEPVDDAPWGAHVATADHVAVPQVVFTTPEVASVGLTSREAEQSGRRIEVVDYDLAHVAGAHQYGEDYRGRARMLIDTDRNTVVGVTFAGPGVGELVHSATIAVAGEVPLDRLWHAVPAFPTLGEIWLRLLETHRG; via the coding sequence ATGAACGAGACCACCCGCACCTACGATGTGATTGTCATCGGCGCTGGGCCGGTCGGTGAGAACGTGGCCGAACGTGCCCGTGCCGCCGGTCTCAGTACCGTGATCGTGGAGCGTGAACTGCTCGGCGGGGAGTGCTCGTTCTGGGCCTGTGACCCCAGCAAGGCGCTGCTGCGCCCGGTGGTGGCGCGCGCCGACGCACGCCGCATACCCGGACTCAACCCGGCGGTGGCCGGGCCGCTGGACGTCGAGGCGGTTCTCGCGCACCGCGACAAGATGTCCTCGTACTGGAAGGACGAGGACCAGGTCGACTGGCTGGACTCGGTCGACGTCGATCTGATCCGCGGCCATGGCCGCCTCACCGGTCCCAAGCAGGTGTCGGTGCAGACTCCCGACGGCGACACCGTCGCCCTGACCGCCCGGCACGCGGTGGCCGTCTCCACCGGAACCGGCGCGGCTCTGCCCCCTATCCCGGGCCTGGACACCGTTCGCCCCTGGACCAGCCGTGAGGCGACCAGTGCGGGCAAGGTCCCCGGCCGTCTGGCCGTGGTCGGCGGCGGTGTGGTGGCCGTCGAGATGGCCACCGCCTGGCAGGCGCTCGGTTCCCAGGTGACCATGCTGGTCCTCGAGGACGCGTTGCTGCAGCGGATGGAGCCGTTCGCCGGCGAGCTGGTGACCGACGGTCTGCGGGAGGCCGGTGTCGATATCCGGTTCGAAACCTCCGTGACCTCTCTGGCGCGCGAGGGCGGCGAGGTCCAGATCACCCTGGCCGATGGCGGGCATCTGGTGGCGGACGAGATCCTGCTGGCCACCGGCCGTGCTCCGCGGACCTGGGACCTGGGGCTGGAGACGATAGGTCTCACCCCGGGCGACTGGCTGAAGGTGGACGACACCTTCCGAGTGACCGACGTCGCCGACGGCTGGTTCTACGCCGTCGGCGACGTCAACCGCCGCGCCCTGATGACGCATCAGGGCAAGTACCAGGCCCGGATCGCCGGCGCTGTCATCGGGGCCCGCGCCAACGGGGAACCGGTCGACGACGCGCCCTGGGGCGCGCATGTCGCCACCGCTGACCACGTGGCCGTCCCGCAGGTTGTCTTCACCACCCCCGAGGTCGCTTCCGTCGGTCTGACCAGCCGCGAGGCCGAACAGAGCGGGCGCCGGATCGAGGTGGTGGACTACGACCTCGCACACGTTGCGGGCGCCCACCAGTACGGCGAGGACTACCGCGGCCGGGCCCGCATGCTCATCGACACCGACCGCAACACCGTGGTGGGCGTCACCTTCGCCGGACCCGGCGTCGGGGAACTGGTGCACTCCGCCACCATCGCCGTCGCCGGCGAGGTACCCCTCGACCGGCTCTGGCACGCCGTCCCCGCCTTCCCCACCCTCGGCGAAATCTGGCTGCGACTGCTGGAAACCCACCGAGGCTGA
- a CDS encoding VOC family protein, whose translation MDLKLEMIVLPVSDIDRTKAFYEALGFRLDVDYTASDDFRVVHLTPPGSECSIIFGEGMTSTAPGAIQSLYLIVTDIEEAHAELTSRGIDVSEVFHDAGGLLHHGHDVGTAVHRGAGQERRTGPHPDRASYGSYLTFSDPDGNGWVLQEVVNRAPGR comes from the coding sequence ATGGATCTGAAGCTCGAAATGATCGTGCTGCCCGTCTCCGACATCGACCGGACCAAGGCCTTCTACGAAGCGCTGGGATTCCGCCTGGACGTCGACTACACGGCCAGTGACGACTTCCGGGTGGTCCACCTCACGCCGCCCGGCTCCGAGTGCTCGATCATCTTCGGCGAGGGAATGACCTCCACCGCCCCCGGCGCGATCCAGAGCCTGTACCTCATCGTCACCGACATCGAAGAGGCCCACGCCGAGCTCACCAGCCGCGGCATCGACGTGAGCGAGGTGTTCCACGACGCCGGAGGACTCCTCCACCACGGCCACGACGTCGGAACCGCCGTCCACCGCGGCGCAGGCCAGGAACGACGGACCGGCCCGCACCCCGACCGCGCCTCCTACGGCTCCTACCTCACCTTCAGCGACCCCGACGGCAACGGCTGGGTGCTCCAGGAAGTGGTGAACCGGGCCCCCGGCCGCTGA
- a CDS encoding MarR family winged helix-turn-helix transcriptional regulator, protein MMSKIETGAGQGETAEVSLLLEDQMCFALYAAQRAVTSRYRPLLEELNLTYPQYLVMLVLWEHGALPIKSLGTLLQLDYGTLTPLLKRLQAHGFIRRERQASDERSVQITLTEQGTELRERALAVPVAMGEAVGLGPREIEDAKCFLERLTANLSAA, encoded by the coding sequence ATGATGAGCAAGATCGAGACCGGTGCCGGACAGGGCGAGACCGCCGAGGTCAGCCTGCTCCTCGAGGACCAGATGTGCTTCGCCCTGTACGCAGCGCAGCGCGCGGTGACCAGTCGCTACCGCCCGCTGCTGGAGGAGCTCAATCTGACCTATCCCCAGTACCTGGTGATGCTGGTGCTGTGGGAGCACGGCGCCCTCCCCATCAAGTCCCTGGGCACGCTTTTGCAGCTCGACTACGGCACCTTGACCCCGCTGCTCAAGCGCCTGCAGGCTCACGGGTTCATCCGGCGCGAGCGCCAGGCGAGCGACGAGCGCTCGGTGCAGATCACCCTCACCGAGCAGGGGACCGAGCTCCGCGAGCGCGCTCTCGCCGTTCCCGTCGCCATGGGGGAGGCTGTCGGCTTGGGCCCTCGTGAGATCGAGGATGCCAAGTGCTTCCTCGAGCGTCTGACAGCCAACCTCTCCGCAGCCTGA